A DNA window from Haliovirga abyssi contains the following coding sequences:
- a CDS encoding acylphosphatase — MKRLIVKGRVQGVGFRYFTEILASEYGAKGYVKNLFNGDVEIIISNENEIEYKQFKNKIIAGNSMSEVDKLVEEEYYGEKYNKFTIKY, encoded by the coding sequence ATGAAAAGATTAATTGTGAAAGGCAGAGTTCAAGGAGTAGGTTTTAGATACTTTACAGAAATATTAGCAAGTGAATATGGAGCAAAAGGGTATGTAAAAAATTTATTTAATGGCGATGTTGAAATAATTATTTCTAATGAAAATGAAATTGAATATAAACAATTTAAAAATAAAATAATAGCTGGAAATTCAATGTCGGAAGTTGACAAATTAGTTGAAGAAGAGTATTATGGAGAAAAATATAATAAATTTACTATAAAATATTAG
- a CDS encoding TIGR00282 family metallophosphoesterase — MRILVVGDIIGKPGRLALKKYMEKHEEEYDFVIVNGENSAGGFGITKKITDELYDMGVDLITGGNHTWDKKEIYPVLDKEIRIIRPLNYGIDNVPGRGYIILNTKNGKKIGVINLQGRVFMPELDSPFKIVEQVIEEVMSKSDVVVVDFHAEATSEKMALGWFLDGRASLVFGTHTHVMTADNRILHKGTGYISDIGMTGGFDGVIGSKKEKIIGKFMNYLPTRFEVCNDNIRFNGIDVTFNSKTGKCLSIDRIDIGLEEI; from the coding sequence ATGAGAATTTTAGTTGTAGGAGATATTATAGGTAAACCAGGGAGATTAGCTTTAAAAAAGTATATGGAAAAACATGAGGAAGAATATGATTTTGTAATTGTAAACGGAGAAAATTCAGCAGGTGGATTTGGAATTACAAAAAAAATAACAGATGAATTATATGATATGGGAGTAGATTTAATAACTGGAGGAAATCATACTTGGGATAAAAAAGAGATATACCCTGTATTAGATAAAGAAATTAGAATAATAAGACCTTTAAATTATGGTATTGATAATGTACCAGGAAGAGGATATATAATATTAAATACAAAAAATGGTAAAAAAATTGGTGTCATAAATTTACAAGGAAGAGTATTTATGCCAGAACTTGATTCTCCTTTTAAAATAGTTGAACAAGTGATAGAAGAAGTAATGTCGAAATCAGATGTAGTTGTAGTAGATTTTCATGCAGAGGCAACGTCTGAAAAAATGGCATTAGGATGGTTTTTAGATGGGAGGGCTTCACTTGTATTTGGGACGCATACACATGTAATGACAGCAGATAATAGGATTTTGCATAAAGGAACTGGATATATAAGTGATATAGGTATGACTGGTGGATTTGATGGAGTGATTGGAAGTAAAAAAGAAAAGATAATAGGTAAATTTATGAATTATCTTCCAACAAGATTTGAAGTTTGTAATGATAATATTAGATTTAATGGAATAGATGTTACATTTAATAGTAAAACAGGAAAATGTTTGTCAATTGACAGAATTGATATTGGATTAGAGGAAATATAA